CACGATCGCCACCTACTTTCTGCTGATGGCGGCCGATTACACGGTGCTGCTGGCTCTTCTCCTGGTCCTGGGTTTCGCCAGCGGTATCAATGTTTCCATCGCATTGACCTGTCTCGGCGACAGCACCAACCCGGCTCGTGGCTTCGGACTAGGATTGGCCGGTCAGCTCAGTCTTGCGGGACTACTTCTATATCTGATTCCCAGCGAGGTAACGCCCGCGTGGGGACTCAATGGCTGCCTGGTCGTTCTGGCCGCCGTGACCGCCGTGGCTCTGCCGTTTTTGAGATTCATTCCTCGGCGTGGCTCCGAACAACGAGAGCCCGGGAGCCAGCTTCCCACCGAGTCAGCGGGCGTCGGGAGCTATCGGATCGCGTGCTTCGCATTGGTAGGGATGGTGCTCTACACCTTTGGCCAGTCGGCCCTCTGGGCGTTTCTCGAGCTGATGGGGAGCGACAAGGGCTACGACAACAAGACCGTCGGCGCGGTGCTCGGCGTTGGGCTCACTCTCAGCGCGTCGGGCTCACTCCTCTCTGCTGCTCTAGGTACTCGGTACGGTCGGATCATTCCGATTTCGGTCGCGGCCCTGTCGTTCCTGATCGCAATGGGGATGTGGTGGATTTTCGACGGGGTGGTGGCATTCGCCGTCGCAACCTTCCTCTATTACTTCGCCTGGAACTTCTCCTTGCCCTACCAGTACATCCTCGTCACCGCGAGCGATCCGAGCGGACGCCTGACACCGTTGTTATGCGCCACCCAGATGCTCGGGAGCGTCTTCGGGCCAGCGGCTGCCGGCCTGCTGATCGTCGGGAACGACTACCGCGGCGTCTACGTAATGGCGGGAATCGCAGTGGCGGCGAGCACGCTGGTGTTCGTCCTCACCGAGGGCATGCTAAGACGTTCCCAACAGCGCGTCACGCAGTCTGCCGCCCCCGGCGGAGCCTTCTAGATCCCTTTATTCCTCTGCCTGTCGCCCACGGCACGTAGAGGTGTCCTGTCTGTCCTCAGAATCAATCCGAAGTGCCAAGTGGCCTCCAACGCGAGATACTTACGCGGCTTCCTTCCATACATAACGGTGGTGAAGGCCGCCGACCCGGGGCAGGCCAACTACTTTCGCGTCCGATGAAGGACGGGCTTCGGCTGCTCGGCCGTCTAGCGCATCTCTGAGACTCGTGTGGACTGGGTCCGTGTTGTAGTAGCGGACGTAATCTCGA
The Myxococcales bacterium genome window above contains:
- a CDS encoding MFS transporter — encoded protein: MTSNRGSISGVDQPLTVAAAIVLITTAYVFYNVQPAFISAVDQSLSLSDAQLGFLFASYSLGLAFAAISAVFWIRRIDWRRWTYAATLFTIATYFLLMAADYTVLLALLLVLGFASGINVSIALTCLGDSTNPARGFGLGLAGQLSLAGLLLYLIPSEVTPAWGLNGCLVVLAAVTAVALPFLRFIPRRGSEQREPGSQLPTESAGVGSYRIACFALVGMVLYTFGQSALWAFLELMGSDKGYDNKTVGAVLGVGLTLSASGSLLSAALGTRYGRIIPISVAALSFLIAMGMWWIFDGVVAFAVATFLYYFAWNFSLPYQYILVTASDPSGRLTPLLCATQMLGSVFGPAAAGLLIVGNDYRGVYVMAGIAVAASTLVFVLTEGMLRRSQQRVTQSAAPGGAF